The proteins below are encoded in one region of Styela clava chromosome 4, kaStyClav1.hap1.2, whole genome shotgun sequence:
- the LOC120334750 gene encoding uncharacterized protein LOC120334750, whose product MATGGRSDDQHQAMISNAPGSFNEFKTHLDVCRSSSDVSDVSSSASSTFSVRNARVKLELARLKARQEEELSALEYDLRKLQTRHALQAAETESKVWEMSDDEFLRWVTVDRIRHDNSVKSRDFPPKSQLIDNGRENTPRRLPTLPTHTADSSSANPVPPRLNHALHRRTVDLPKPEIAKFSGDPMEYYSFIRNFKAHVTDLVDDDNVRLSYLLQLCQGQAKNAIDHCSMMEPSRGYREAMRELKNEYGKDHVISRTCLDRLKRGPKLNFDDAKGMQAYARLMRKCGLVLGEISQSITHEKLETLLVEVESILNSRPITPVIMDHSADEPLTPNHLLLVGSSPNVSPGVFTKRDCYVRQRWRQIQYLADEFWRRWIKEYLPTITQRSKWTKGRDNFKVDDMVLLVDESIPRGRWTVGRVINTFADKHGLVRSVLVRTGTNVVRRPITKLCRFLEDQK is encoded by the exons ATGGCAACCGGTGGTAGGTCGGATGACCAACATCAGGCAATGATTAGCAATGCTCCTGGCAgttttaatgaatttaaaacTCATCTAGATGTTTGCAGGAGTTCCAGTGACGTTAGCGACGTGAGTTCTTCAGCGTCATCGACTTTCTCCGTCCGGAATGCAAGAGTGAAGTTGGAGCTGGCACGCCTAAAGGCCCGTCAAGAAGAAGAACTCTCAGCTTTAGAATACGACTTGCGTAAGCTTCAGACAAGACACGCTTTACAGGCTGCTGAAACAGAATCAAAGGTTTGGGAAATGAGCGATGACGAATTTTTGCGGTGGGTAACAGTAGATAGAATTAGGCACGACAATAGCGTGAAATCCCGTGATTTCCCACCTAAATCACAGCTCATTGATAACGGTCGTGAAAATACTCCACGACGTTTGCCGACTTTGCCTACACACACAGCTGATAGTAGCTCAGCTAATCCTGTGCCTCCACGTTTGAACCATGCTTTACATCGCAGAACTGTCGATCTACCCAAAccagaaattgcaaaattttcaggtgATCCAATGGAATATTATTCCTTTATCCGCAACTTTAAGGCCCATGTTACAGATCTTGTAGATGATGATAACGTACGTCTGAGTTATTTGTTACAGCTGTGCCAGGGCCAAGCGAAAAATGCCATTGATCATTGCTCAATGATGGAACCGAGTCGCGGATATCGCGAAGCTATGAGAGAGCTGAAGAATGAATATGGTAAAGATCATGTCATTTCCCGCACCTGTTTGGACAGGTTGAAGCGTGGTCCGAAGTTGAACTTTGACGACGCGAAAGGTATGCAAGCGTATGCGCGACTGATGCGGAAATGTGGCTTAGTTCTTGGAGAAATCA GTCAATCGATTACTCATGAGAAGTTGGAGACACTACTAGTTGAAGTGGAATCGATACTGAATTCCAGACCGATAACTCCAGTGATAATGGACCACTCAGCTGATGAACCGTTGACGCCCAACCATCTACTACTTGTTGGTTCGTCACCAAATGTATCACCAGGTGTATTCACGAAGCGTGATTGCTACGTTCGACAGCGATGGCGCCAGATACAATATCTGGCTGATGAATTCTGGCGTCGATGGATAAAAGAGTACCTGCCAACAATAACACAAAGGTCGAAATGGACGAAAGGACGTGATAACTTCAAAGTCGACGATATGGTTCTGCTAGTTGATGAATCGATTCCTCGCGGTCGATGGACTGTTGGAAGGGTTATAAATACCTTCGCAGACAAACATGGACTCGTCCGCTCAGTGTTGGTGAGAACCGGCACAAATGTTGTCAGACGACCCATTACTAAACTATGTCGATTTCTAGAAGACCAAAAATAG